The DNA sequence TGTGCAATCTCGCTTAGAGAATGTGCAATCAATAAAACTTGGACTATATCGATTGAAAAGATCTATGATTCACTTgtggttttttcttctttttttttttcttttttttggttagaaCTCTTgagcaaaattttttttttttagtgtgtaAGACCCACACTGAGGCAGTCAAGGGACCCACACAAAACGTCAGATAAGATGGATCCAACTCTTTTCCTTAGCCCCCATAGTTACCTGGGCGAGTACCACATGGCGATCCAACGGTTTTGGGTCAAATAAGATGGATCCAGCTCTCCTTTAGCACCCATAGCTATCTAAGCGAGTGCCATGTGACGAAGCGATGATCCAATTGTTTGAAAAAGACACAAAAGTTGAGGCATTGACAAAGGCTCGAAGAGTGAGACaccaaccattggatcatcgTCTCACCACATTGCGCTCGTCCAAATACCTATGGGTAAGACGTAGGCGCTGAAAGACCCACATAAAGGGTCCATTGGGCCACACTTTTACTATTATTTTCAAGGGTGGGATAAGAGGATCGAACTAGTTACCTTTCTTGGACTAGCAGTAGACCCATGTCCATTAAACCCACAGTCCTTTATCCAAAGATGGGCTCAAGCCGATAGAATCAGTAAAAACTAACCATGAGCCTAGCTCATTTGGCAAGCTCATAAACATGCAGCCCGTTTAGTCCCCACCAGTACTAAAGGTGGTTTATAGGGATAGCCAGCCTGTATTAAGATACTTCTCATCTTAAATGGCTCTAGTAATCAATTTTATATAGGTCACAAACAATTGGAAAAACTCTCAAAGAGGATAATTTTTCAAGTCTTTAAGGCCATCAAGGACACTTCAAGGTTAAGTCTTCTTCCACTTCAAGTAAGTCATTCAAGCAAACTCTCCAAGGGAGGATTATGAGACCTGGGCCAGTCACGGTGCAAGGGTATAGGCCCACCAGGGCCGCTAGGCAAGATCAAGACTGGCCTGGCCCGACCAATTGACGCCCCTAGATTATACCATATCAAAGGTCCATTCACAGTCGTATATGCACGGAGCCGGACTCTATACTTCAAGTATTTCAAACTCTACCTCATCTCGAACATCGTCACTTTTCTtgatataaaataatttttcagaagttgtagtttttttttttttttttggtccacATAATTATTATTGGATTCGTATATGCTCTGGTAAGGTTTTAAGTAGTGGTAAAATTGGACCGGTGTGGGGATTAGGATTTCCTATATATTGTCTCTATGAAAAAATCCTTAGACACAAGCAAAAGAGATCACATTATGAGATGGAGTGTGGTGTCGagtattttttttctgcttGTTTAATGAGAAATTCTTTGGTTCTCTTGGGTGGATATAAGTAGTATTGCCAAATCACATTAAAATCTTCATGTTATGTGTGATTGTTTGCACTCGGTTACCTCCTTGTGATTGTGCATTCATTCCAAACGATAGCTCCATGGTTGTGAATGTAGAACTCAACAATATACAACCTATTTTTACATCGATCACCAAGTTTCCTTGCAAATTTCTATCTTGGATTTTATGTTTCGCTCTAAGCACACAAATTTAGAtcgagtttttcttcacccacaaTAAAGAGATAATCTCTTAATCCATCATGGGACTCCCAAAATAGTACCAAGGAAATTTTAGACTTCATACAATAAGAGTAAGAGTGAATAATGACACCTCAATGGTTTACAGAGAAACTTTCCCCATcttcctgttttttttttttctgagaggTCAATAGGGTTTTTGGTACTTGCCCATCGCTTCTTAAACTCATAGCCTATGGCCAATTCAAAAGTCCTAACTCAAATAGTTGAAAGAGTAATGTTATCATATTAATAATTTTCgatatttttctattaataaaaaaatattttttccatttttaagaataaaacaTGTAAAATAATGGATATGTTATCAACCAATTTTCATTTGGGTGGGAAAAAACATTGAATTTAACTATGAAATTTGATAGATGAGTAATTCTTGTAATCCTCCCATGTTTCCTTGTCAAGGGGGCCCACCCACATAAGTTAACTCCACTAAACCTATCCTCCTAATCAATATTATTGTGGTAACATTTAAAGATGAAGAATCTTATTCAATATTATAGTAAATAATTAAGATAAGGATAAGATTTATTGTCCTATGGAAACCAATAAGATTGTGACGGAGGAGGTGGTTCAATCAATAACTTCAATATAAAGCAGATCATATCTTTACTAGAAAAAGATCATTCAGTTTCAAAGTCTATGCAAACAAGAGGGAATAGATAGATAATCTGATAATAGAAGCATTATTTATTGGGATCTATTAAATATGATAGATAATTTGAAGGTGGAGGCATTATTTATTGCTTTGTTCGGCCTGTTAAAGCAGATCAAAAGCAAAAAGAAGGGGACCAGCtcctaaagagaaaaaatggggTAGGTTAAGTGTCTGGTAGAAAGGAGTTCCAATTTATATCATCCAAGCCAACTAAATAGTGAAGGTATATTACCTCAACTTCGTATTTCtattatttctaataaaaataattaaattaaaaaattaaaaaagagtgGTGGAGaaatgtttctttttcttttaataattgaCTAAgtgggttttttcttttatgattagttaaatggttttaaaattttaccaaaaataataaatgaattataaaataaaaagctaAGGAAAGTCGaatatgaaagagagagagaaagaataaattaaaaaaagaaagagaagaggaagtgGGCAAAAACGTATATGATTTGAGGTTCAAAAAGGATTTGGACGGTAATAGTGGATCAATCAAAACTTGAAATCAATCTCAATCAATGCCTATCcaatccaaattttaaaaccatggaCGGGTTATCTGATCGAGCTCAACCTTTTGTGGTACTCCTGTGATTACTTATTAATCCCAACTTTTTTCAGTAAACTCGCTTTAATCAGATCATTCCAGAAAGATTtgactttttgtttttgtgaagATAAGTGCAAGGCAAAGCTGGTCTCTGTTTCTATAAAAGACCAAGATGGAGTCCTCTTCATGGCATCatccttttcttccatttcgATCTCTGTTTTCCTCAAAAGCTTCTCTTCCAGACAGCCATGGCTCCCAAGGTCTACGGAAACGTATTCTCAACCGCAACAATGCGAGCCTTCGCTACCCTCCACGAGAAAGACGTAGAATTCGAAGTCGTCCACATTGACATGAAAGCTGGAGAACACAAGAAGGAACCCTTCGTCTCCTTCAACGTAAGTAGTCTCAAACCCATCTTAAATTCCCCTTACTCTGTTTCACCTTAAAACCTCTGTTCCTAAATCCCCTATTTCGTTACAGCCGTTTGGTCAAGTTCCAGCCTTTGAAGACGGAGACCTGAAGCTATTCGGTAGGTGGGAACTCTGTTAGTTCAGTGAATCAAAGGATTTGGGCTGATTTTGATGTGGGTTCTTGTTTGATTTTGCAGAATCGAGAGCAATAACAGCTTACGTTGCCTACGAATATAAAGGGAAGGGGACGGAATTGGTTTACTTTGACTCGAAGAAGATGGCGACGGTGGGGTTGTGGATGGAAGTGGAAGCTCATCACTTCGACCCAATTGCTTCAAAGCTGGTTTGGGAACAAattatgaagaaaaaatttgtgGGTTTGGAACCAGATTCGGCAGCTGTGGAGGAGAACCAGAAGAAGCTGGGTGAGGTTCTTGATGTGTACGAGGTCAGGCTATCGAAATCGAAGTATTTGGGTGGAGATGAGTTTACTTTGGCAGATCTTCATCACTTGCCGACGATGCAGTACTTGATGGGGACGTCGACCAAAGAGGTGTTTGTGGCTCGCCCGCTTGTGAGTGCCTGGGCTAAGGATATCTTGGCCAGGCCGGCTTGGATCAAGACTCTTGCATTGCAGAAGCAAGC is a window from the Macadamia integrifolia cultivar HAES 741 chromosome 5, SCU_Mint_v3, whole genome shotgun sequence genome containing:
- the LOC122079761 gene encoding glutathione S-transferase-like yields the protein MAPKVYGNVFSTATMRAFATLHEKDVEFEVVHIDMKAGEHKKEPFVSFNPFGQVPAFEDGDLKLFESRAITAYVAYEYKGKGTELVYFDSKKMATVGLWMEVEAHHFDPIASKLVWEQIMKKKFVGLEPDSAAVEENQKKLGEVLDVYEVRLSKSKYLGGDEFTLADLHHLPTMQYLMGTSTKEVFVARPLVSAWAKDILARPAWIKTLALQKQA